Proteins encoded within one genomic window of Streptomyces taklimakanensis:
- a CDS encoding non-ribosomal peptide synthetase, whose protein sequence is MSLHEESLREDDHRPLSGAQEGLWYAGRLASDSAAYNTAEAVEIHGALDTGLFETALRRTVAEADTFALRFLDTDDGPRCHRAPDADDWTLRRIDVGDADDPEAAAREWIRTDLATPTDPAEGPLFSHTLLTLAPDRHLWLLRAHHILLDGYGYKLLGRRLADTYNALVEGREPAPAGFAPVSRLQTEEAAYLASERCARDRAYWSRRLAGLPEPARLTRRTAAPVAPFLRRTVELESADARALSDTAARLDVTRADLLAAAAVVYLHRMTGADDLVLGMATMSRSGSAALRTPGTASDVLPLRVAADPGAAVADLVRAVADEVRQLRRHQRYRGEFIRRDLNLLGTGRRLYGPVLNIVPFTESLEFGGHPATWHHLSGGAVDDLQITVRPGPRPDGLWLAFDANPALYDEDELALHRDRFTALLRRLARAAPTTPVGDLDLLLPGEHPRDAPVRDFPVAATLTDLFERQVEARPRRVAVTHEGERLTYAELDAEANRLARLLVERGAAPGRVVALALHRGMRLLPALLAVLKTGAAYLPLDPGHPAERLRLVMDDASPVLLVTETDLARRLTGGVPTVVLDDPAVEADLAARPAGRLTDTERSGPTSPSDVAYVIHTSGSTGRPKGVPVPHANVVRLFAAAAEHFDFGEDDTWTLFHSYAFDFSVWEIWGALLHGGRLVVVPYAVSRSPRDFLRLLHREGVTVLNQTPSAFEQLMDADGEQAPGSGPDPAGTLRYVVFGGEALRPERLRPWADRHGLESPALVNMYGITETTVHVTHHRITRADLVDPRRTSVIGRPLADLRVHLLDAAGRPVPPGAVGEMHVAGAGVAAGYLDRPGPTAERFLDDPFGPPGGRMYRSGDLARRRADGTLEYLGRADQQVQLRGFRVEPGEIEAVLATHPRVSRAAVVVRRADNGARQLVAYTVSAGQEPPSPAELRAHAAAQLPDHMVPAACVGVDALPLTANGKLDTDALPAPDFTAAAAGARPRTPRQALLCALFEDVLRLPRDTVGVDADFFDLGGDSLLATRLLARLRHETGAEVAITALFDGPTPAALAQRITDRPSTAPDRPALGDLDRPERVPPSYAQERMWFLNRLDAAAATYNIPLVVPVGPTVDAEALHAALGDLADRHESLRTVFAERDGVPRQRILPPGESRPRLRRVDCPADEVAAHVAAASRHRFDLAGEGPLAAWLLGTGAERTLLLVLHHSAADGWSLRPLADDLSAAYAARRAGRAPAWAPLPAQYADYAVWQRALLAPAPDGGGRLERLTAHWSEALAGLPEECTVPGDRPRPAAPRGGGAQVTETVDAALHRGLLDLAERADASLFMVLHAALSALLTRCGAGEDIVVGTPVAGRFEPALDDLIGLFANTLVLRADTSGNPAFRDLLARLRPHDLAALDHQDLPFDRLVDELNPPRRPGRHPLFQVMLALQNNEPAVLRLDDREVPLRPTATGTAKFDLFVDVLERRGADGTPDGLDLHVEYATDLYDASTAEEFARALRESLRAVCADPDRRIGDLPAPPPRTPAAPRAVDAAEPADAALSVPGIRDAVALPGPDGEPPHLYVVAGRADAAERVERVLDEAGHGAVRVTAVNALPRTADGALDTDALRALPPVDRTAAEAWRRRLARVPGVRTAEAGVEAAAEEPGHRHVGPPRRTAPPAPDDSPRTATGAVPALSEGPEPAEPTVPDWARALVRAAERDRGDIVHVHADGSETRRSYASLLTEASRVLAGLRRAGLRPGDRVILQCDATEDFLAVLWGCLLGGFVAVPLTVPASYATSSAALTKLEGIWRMLGRPWTVCSAGPAAGLRDLAARRNWPGLRLTTADALREAPEDRDWYAARPDDLALMLMTSGSTGLPKAVRLTHRNVLTRSAATAAVNRLGERDVSLNWIPLDHVTGVVMFHLRDVYLGCRQIHAPTSWILQDPPRWMDLAHRHRVTVTWAPNFAFGLLAEQADRFRDREWDLTPMRLVMNAGEVVVAAAARRFLHTLKPFGLPQDVMHPGWGMSETCSVVTDAVLPAEPPGTDETFVSCGLPYPGFAMRIVDERHTVLAEGDVGRLQVRGTSVTGGYHDNPAADAEAFTDDGWFDTGDLAFLRDGELYITGRAKDVIIVNGVNHHSHEIEACVEELPCVVRSFTAACAVRSDPSAATDELALFVHLAPGHDPATALREIAGKVTREIGVSPAFLVPIAADAVPKTEIGKIQRTRLRKSFEAGAFDDAVRRAQVLLGTAATLPDWFLRPVWQRAERHRPRAAAADRHTLVLAGEDPRARDLAEHLARALRADGGLCTQVTGGASPTRQDAARYRIRLAEEADHKALLRALEADGRPVDAIVHLGAPHTAAAADPTAAETDTDSLIALARALADRPAGPGGPRPVDLLYVTAGAQAVTAEDRPSPAHAMAGAVLKSLREEVGGLRCVHLDLDPRGEEDPVPLLLAETAGTPADTEVAHRDGRRLVRRLAPLPEPAPRTEPPTADGFHLISGGLGGVGTELAAHLLRTPGTRLLVLGRTPLPTQDTRPEHPAAEEAPAARVEAHRRLRELGEVRYACADVTDERQVRDAVRAAAEHWGVPLVSVLHLAGTLVERPVDELDPAAWRTALDAKVRGAWTLHRMSADHPVDSFVTFSSVNGYFGGAMNTAYAAANAYLDALALHRRALGLPAQSLAWSMWRERGMSSGYRLAPLTEARGYRVLDTAAALRSFDLARTLDEPHLLIGADRGAPWVRSHVLEPARQVRRLAGRVALEEGADLGALYRAAAEAAGGDHWVLRAAGGAERPAAPFDDAGERLRALEGRLAALWREVLGRDRVGPDENFFDLGGNSLLLVSAQSAVNRAFGCDLSVVDLFAHPTVRDLARHLSTLTGPEAPTAADAPPAADPQTPPRTAGTGPSGLDRAKERAQRQRAARARRSARHGKDRGHA, encoded by the coding sequence ATGTCACTCCACGAGGAGTCACTCCGCGAGGACGATCACCGGCCACTGTCCGGAGCCCAGGAGGGGCTCTGGTACGCCGGGCGGCTCGCGTCCGACAGCGCCGCGTACAACACCGCAGAGGCGGTGGAGATCCACGGCGCCCTCGACACCGGCCTGTTCGAGACGGCCCTGCGCCGGACCGTGGCCGAGGCCGACACCTTCGCCCTGCGTTTCCTCGACACGGACGACGGCCCCCGCTGCCACCGGGCGCCGGACGCGGACGACTGGACGCTGCGGCGGATCGACGTCGGCGACGCCGACGACCCCGAGGCCGCCGCCCGGGAGTGGATCCGCACGGACCTCGCGACGCCGACGGACCCGGCCGAGGGGCCGCTGTTCTCGCACACCCTGCTCACCCTCGCCCCCGACCGGCACCTCTGGCTGCTGAGGGCCCATCACATCCTGCTCGACGGCTACGGCTACAAGCTCCTCGGCCGCCGCCTCGCCGACACCTACAACGCGCTGGTCGAGGGGCGCGAACCCGCTCCGGCCGGCTTCGCGCCCGTGAGCCGGTTGCAGACCGAGGAGGCGGCCTACCTCGCCTCCGAGCGCTGCGCCCGCGACCGGGCGTACTGGTCGCGGCGGCTGGCCGGACTGCCGGAGCCCGCACGGCTCACGCGCCGCACCGCCGCCCCCGTCGCCCCGTTCCTGCGCCGCACCGTGGAACTGGAGAGCGCCGACGCGCGGGCCCTGTCGGACACGGCCGCCCGGCTCGACGTCACACGCGCCGACCTGCTGGCCGCCGCTGCCGTCGTCTACCTGCACCGCATGACCGGCGCCGACGACCTGGTGCTGGGCATGGCCACGATGAGCCGGTCGGGCAGCGCCGCCCTGCGCACCCCGGGCACCGCCTCCGACGTCCTGCCGCTGCGCGTGGCCGCCGACCCCGGTGCCGCCGTCGCCGACCTGGTCCGGGCGGTCGCCGACGAAGTCCGGCAGCTGCGTCGGCACCAGCGGTACCGGGGCGAGTTCATCCGCCGCGACCTGAACCTGCTGGGCACCGGGCGCCGGCTGTACGGGCCGGTGCTGAACATCGTCCCGTTCACCGAGTCCCTCGAATTCGGCGGCCACCCGGCCACCTGGCACCACCTCTCCGGCGGCGCCGTCGACGACCTCCAGATCACCGTGCGGCCCGGGCCCCGGCCCGACGGGCTGTGGCTGGCCTTCGACGCCAACCCCGCCCTGTACGACGAGGACGAACTCGCCCTGCACCGCGACCGGTTCACGGCCCTCCTGCGCCGACTGGCGCGGGCCGCGCCCACCACCCCCGTGGGGGACCTGGACCTGCTGCTGCCCGGCGAGCACCCGCGTGACGCCCCCGTGCGGGACTTCCCGGTCGCCGCCACCCTCACCGACCTGTTCGAGCGGCAGGTCGAGGCCCGGCCGCGGCGCGTGGCGGTGACGCACGAGGGCGAGCGGCTCACCTACGCGGAACTCGACGCCGAGGCCAACCGCCTGGCCCGGCTCCTGGTCGAGCGGGGCGCCGCCCCGGGCCGGGTGGTGGCGCTGGCCCTGCACCGGGGCATGCGGCTGCTGCCCGCCCTGCTGGCCGTCCTCAAGACCGGCGCCGCCTACCTCCCGCTGGACCCCGGCCATCCGGCGGAACGCCTGCGGCTGGTCATGGACGACGCGTCGCCCGTCCTGCTCGTCACCGAGACCGACCTCGCCCGGCGCCTCACCGGCGGCGTCCCCACCGTCGTCCTGGACGATCCCGCCGTCGAGGCCGACCTCGCCGCCCGCCCGGCGGGCCGGTTGACCGACACCGAGCGTTCGGGCCCGACGAGCCCGTCGGACGTCGCGTACGTCATCCACACCTCCGGTTCCACCGGCCGCCCCAAGGGCGTGCCCGTCCCGCACGCCAACGTCGTCCGCCTCTTCGCCGCCGCGGCCGAGCACTTCGACTTCGGCGAGGACGACACCTGGACGCTGTTCCACTCCTACGCCTTCGACTTCTCGGTGTGGGAGATCTGGGGCGCCCTGCTGCACGGCGGCCGACTCGTCGTCGTCCCGTACGCCGTCAGCCGTTCGCCCCGGGACTTCCTGCGGCTGCTGCACCGCGAGGGCGTCACCGTGCTCAACCAGACGCCGTCCGCCTTCGAGCAGCTCATGGACGCGGACGGCGAGCAGGCACCCGGCAGCGGCCCGGACCCGGCGGGCACACTGCGCTACGTCGTCTTCGGCGGCGAGGCCCTGCGCCCCGAGCGCCTGCGGCCGTGGGCCGACCGGCACGGTCTCGAAAGCCCGGCGCTGGTGAACATGTACGGCATCACCGAGACCACCGTGCACGTCACCCACCACCGCATCACCCGGGCCGACCTGGTGGACCCCCGCCGGACGAGCGTCATCGGCAGGCCGCTGGCGGACCTGCGGGTGCACCTGCTGGACGCCGCGGGCCGACCGGTGCCGCCGGGCGCCGTCGGCGAGATGCACGTGGCCGGCGCGGGCGTGGCCGCCGGGTACCTCGACCGGCCCGGGCCGACCGCCGAGCGGTTCCTCGACGACCCCTTCGGCCCGCCCGGCGGCCGGATGTACCGTTCCGGCGACCTGGCACGGCGCCGCGCCGACGGCACCCTCGAATACCTGGGCCGGGCCGACCAGCAGGTGCAGCTGCGCGGCTTCCGCGTCGAACCCGGCGAGATCGAGGCCGTCCTCGCCACCCACCCGCGGGTCTCCCGGGCCGCCGTCGTGGTGCGCCGTGCCGACAACGGCGCCCGGCAACTCGTCGCCTACACGGTGTCGGCCGGGCAGGAGCCGCCCAGCCCGGCGGAGCTGCGCGCCCACGCCGCCGCGCAGCTGCCCGACCACATGGTCCCCGCGGCCTGCGTCGGGGTCGACGCGCTCCCGCTGACCGCCAACGGCAAGCTCGACACCGACGCCCTGCCCGCGCCCGACTTCACCGCCGCGGCGGCCGGCGCCCGCCCGCGAACCCCCCGACAGGCCCTGCTGTGCGCCCTGTTCGAGGACGTGCTGAGGCTGCCGCGCGACACGGTGGGCGTCGACGCCGACTTCTTCGACCTGGGCGGCGACTCCCTGCTCGCCACCCGCCTGCTGGCCCGCCTGCGGCACGAGACCGGGGCCGAGGTGGCCATCACCGCCCTGTTCGACGGCCCGACGCCGGCGGCGCTCGCGCAGCGGATCACCGACCGGCCGAGCACGGCCCCCGACCGCCCGGCGCTCGGTGACCTCGACCGCCCGGAGCGCGTCCCGCCGTCCTACGCCCAGGAACGCATGTGGTTCCTGAACCGGCTCGACGCCGCCGCGGCCACGTACAACATCCCGCTGGTCGTGCCGGTCGGCCCCACCGTGGACGCCGAGGCGCTGCACGCGGCGCTCGGCGACCTCGCCGACCGGCACGAGAGCCTGCGCACGGTGTTCGCCGAGCGGGACGGCGTACCCCGTCAGCGGATCCTGCCGCCGGGGGAGTCGCGCCCGCGGCTGCGCCGGGTGGACTGCCCGGCCGACGAGGTCGCCGCCCACGTCGCGGCGGCCTCCCGGCACCGCTTCGACCTGGCCGGCGAGGGCCCCCTGGCCGCCTGGCTGCTGGGGACCGGGGCGGAGCGGACGCTGCTGCTGGTGCTGCACCACAGCGCGGCCGACGGCTGGTCGCTGCGCCCCCTCGCGGACGACCTGTCCGCCGCCTACGCGGCGCGCCGCGCGGGCCGGGCCCCGGCCTGGGCCCCGCTGCCGGCGCAGTACGCCGACTACGCCGTCTGGCAACGCGCCCTGCTCGCCCCCGCCCCGGACGGCGGAGGACGGCTGGAGCGGCTGACCGCCCACTGGAGCGAGGCGCTGGCCGGCCTGCCCGAGGAGTGCACGGTGCCCGGCGACCGGCCCCGTCCCGCGGCCCCGCGCGGCGGCGGCGCCCAGGTCACCGAGACCGTGGACGCCGCGCTCCACCGGGGCCTGCTGGACCTGGCCGAACGTGCGGACGCCAGCCTCTTCATGGTGCTGCACGCCGCGCTGAGCGCCCTGCTCACCCGCTGCGGAGCCGGCGAGGACATCGTCGTCGGCACCCCCGTCGCGGGCCGCTTTGAACCCGCCCTGGACGATCTGATCGGACTGTTCGCCAACACCCTCGTGCTGCGCGCCGACACCTCCGGAAATCCCGCCTTCCGGGACCTGCTCGCCAGGCTGCGCCCGCACGACCTGGCGGCACTGGACCACCAGGACCTGCCCTTCGACCGGCTGGTGGACGAGCTGAACCCGCCCCGCCGCCCCGGCCGCCACCCGCTGTTCCAGGTCATGCTGGCGCTGCAGAACAACGAGCCCGCCGTGCTCCGACTGGACGACCGCGAGGTGCCGCTGCGGCCCACCGCCACCGGCACCGCCAAGTTCGACCTCTTCGTCGACGTCCTCGAACGGCGCGGTGCCGACGGCACGCCCGACGGGCTGGACCTGCACGTCGAGTACGCCACGGACCTGTACGACGCCTCCACCGCCGAGGAGTTCGCCCGCGCCCTGCGGGAGTCGCTGCGCGCGGTGTGCGCGGACCCGGACCGCAGGATCGGGGACCTCCCGGCGCCGCCCCCGCGCACCCCGGCCGCGCCCCGCGCGGTCGACGCCGCCGAGCCGGCGGACGCGGCCCTGTCCGTCCCCGGCATCCGCGACGCGGTCGCCCTGCCCGGCCCCGACGGCGAACCGCCGCACCTGTACGTGGTGGCGGGCCGCGCGGACGCCGCCGAGCGCGTCGAGCGGGTCCTCGACGAGGCCGGCCACGGCGCCGTCCGCGTCACGGCGGTCAACGCCCTGCCCCGCACCGCCGACGGCGCGCTCGACACCGACGCGCTGCGCGCCCTGCCGCCGGTGGACCGCACGGCCGCCGAAGCCTGGCGGCGGCGGCTCGCCCGGGTCCCCGGCGTCCGCACGGCCGAGGCCGGGGTGGAGGCCGCCGCGGAGGAACCGGGCCACCGACACGTCGGCCCCCCTCGCCGCACCGCCCCACCGGCCCCGGACGACAGCCCCCGCACGGCGACCGGAGCCGTCCCGGCGCTGAGCGAGGGACCGGAGCCGGCCGAACCGACCGTGCCCGACTGGGCCCGGGCCCTCGTCCGCGCGGCCGAACGCGACCGCGGCGACATCGTGCACGTGCACGCCGACGGCAGCGAGACGCGGCGCAGCTACGCGTCCCTGCTCACGGAGGCCTCCCGGGTCCTCGCGGGGCTACGGCGGGCCGGGCTGCGCCCCGGCGACCGGGTGATCCTCCAGTGCGACGCCACCGAGGACTTCCTCGCCGTGCTGTGGGGCTGCCTGCTGGGCGGTTTCGTCGCCGTCCCGCTGACCGTCCCCGCCTCCTACGCCACCTCCTCGGCGGCGCTGACCAAGCTGGAGGGCATCTGGCGGATGCTCGGCCGGCCCTGGACGGTGTGCTCGGCGGGGCCGGCGGCCGGCCTGCGCGACCTGGCGGCCCGCCGGAACTGGCCGGGGCTGCGGCTGACGACGGCCGACGCGCTGCGGGAGGCGCCCGAGGACCGCGACTGGTACGCCGCCCGGCCCGACGACCTCGCCCTGATGCTGATGACGTCCGGCAGCACCGGTCTGCCCAAGGCCGTGCGCCTGACCCACCGCAACGTGCTGACCCGGTCCGCCGCCACCGCGGCCGTGAACCGGCTCGGGGAGCGGGACGTCTCCCTGAACTGGATCCCGCTCGACCACGTCACCGGCGTGGTGATGTTCCACCTGCGCGACGTGTACCTGGGGTGCCGGCAGATCCACGCCCCGACCTCCTGGATCCTCCAGGACCCGCCGCGCTGGATGGACCTCGCCCACCGGCACCGGGTCACCGTCACCTGGGCGCCCAACTTCGCCTTCGGGCTGCTGGCCGAGCAGGCCGACCGCTTCCGGGACCGGGAGTGGGACCTGACACCGATGCGACTGGTGATGAACGCCGGCGAGGTCGTGGTGGCCGCGGCCGCCCGCCGGTTCCTGCACACGCTGAAGCCGTTCGGACTGCCGCAGGACGTGATGCACCCCGGCTGGGGCATGTCGGAGACCTGCTCGGTGGTCACCGACGCCGTGTTGCCGGCCGAACCGCCGGGCACCGACGAGACGTTCGTCAGTTGCGGCCTGCCCTACCCCGGCTTCGCCATGCGGATCGTCGACGAGCGGCACACCGTGCTCGCCGAGGGCGACGTCGGCCGGCTCCAGGTCCGCGGCACCTCGGTGACCGGGGGCTACCACGACAACCCGGCGGCCGACGCCGAGGCGTTCACCGACGACGGCTGGTTCGACACCGGCGACCTGGCCTTCCTGCGCGACGGCGAGCTGTACATCACCGGCCGCGCCAAGGACGTCATCATCGTCAACGGCGTCAACCACCACAGCCACGAGATCGAGGCCTGCGTCGAGGAACTGCCCTGCGTCGTCCGCAGTTTCACCGCCGCCTGCGCGGTGCGCTCCGATCCGTCGGCGGCCACCGACGAACTCGCCCTGTTCGTCCACCTCGCCCCGGGGCACGACCCCGCCACCGCGCTGCGGGAGATCGCCGGCAAGGTGACCCGGGAGATCGGCGTCAGCCCCGCCTTCCTCGTGCCGATCGCCGCCGACGCCGTCCCGAAGACCGAGATCGGCAAGATCCAGCGGACCAGGCTGCGCAAGAGCTTCGAGGCGGGCGCCTTCGACGACGCGGTCCGCCGGGCCCAGGTGCTGCTGGGGACGGCCGCCACCCTGCCCGACTGGTTCCTGCGGCCGGTGTGGCAGCGGGCCGAGCGCCACCGCCCGCGCGCGGCGGCGGCCGATCGGCACACCCTCGTCCTCGCGGGCGAGGACCCGCGGGCGCGGGACCTCGCCGAGCACCTCGCGCGGGCGCTGCGGGCCGACGGCGGGCTGTGCACCCAGGTCACCGGCGGGGCCTCCCCCACCCGGCAGGACGCCGCCCGGTACCGGATCCGCCTCGCCGAGGAGGCCGACCACAAGGCGCTGCTGCGGGCCCTCGAAGCCGACGGACGGCCGGTCGACGCCATCGTGCACCTCGGCGCGCCGCACACCGCGGCGGCCGCCGATCCGACAGCCGCCGAGACCGACACCGACTCCCTGATCGCGCTGGCCCGGGCCCTCGCCGACCGGCCCGCCGGGCCGGGCGGGCCGCGCCCGGTCGACCTGCTGTACGTGACGGCGGGCGCCCAGGCGGTCACCGCCGAGGACCGGCCCTCCCCGGCGCACGCCATGGCCGGCGCGGTGCTGAAGTCGCTGCGGGAGGAGGTGGGCGGGCTGCGGTGCGTCCACCTGGACCTCGACCCGCGAGGCGAGGAGGACCCCGTGCCCCTGCTGCTCGCCGAAACGGCCGGCACCCCCGCCGACACCGAGGTCGCCCACCGGGACGGCCGACGCCTGGTGCGCCGGCTGGCGCCCCTGCCCGAGCCGGCCCCCCGCACCGAGCCGCCCACCGCCGACGGCTTCCACCTGATCAGCGGGGGACTGGGCGGCGTCGGCACCGAACTCGCCGCCCACCTCCTGCGGACGCCCGGCACCCGGCTCCTCGTCCTCGGCCGGACCCCGCTGCCGACGCAGGACACCCGGCCGGAACACCCGGCCGCCGAAGAGGCCCCGGCCGCCCGCGTCGAGGCCCACCGGCGGCTGCGGGAACTCGGGGAGGTGCGGTACGCGTGCGCCGACGTGACCGACGAGCGGCAGGTGCGGGACGCCGTCCGCGCGGCCGCCGAGCACTGGGGCGTGCCTCTGGTGTCCGTGCTGCACCTGGCCGGGACCCTGGTCGAACGCCCCGTCGACGAACTGGACCCCGCCGCCTGGCGCACGGCCCTGGACGCGAAGGTGCGCGGCGCCTGGACCCTGCACCGGATGAGCGCGGACCACCCGGTGGACTCCTTCGTCACCTTCTCCTCGGTGAACGGCTACTTCGGCGGCGCCATGAACACCGCCTACGCCGCCGCCAACGCCTACCTCGACGCGCTCGCCCTGCACCGCCGCGCCCTCGGACTGCCCGCGCAGAGCCTGGCCTGGAGCATGTGGCGCGAGCGGGGCATGAGCAGCGGCTACCGGCTCGCCCCGCTCACCGAGGCCCGCGGCTACCGCGTCCTGGACACCGCCGCCGCGCTGCGCTCCTTCGACCTGGCCCGCACCCTGGACGAACCCCATCTGCTGATCGGCGCCGACCGCGGCGCCCCCTGGGTCCGCAGCCACGTCCTCGAACCGGCCCGGCAGGTGCGGCGCCTGGCCGGCCGCGTCGCCCTGGAGGAGGGCGCCGACCTCGGCGCGCTGTACCGGGCCGCCGCCGAGGCCGCCGGTGGCGACCACTGGGTGCTGCGCGCGGCCGGCGGCGCCGAGCGGCCGGCCGCGCCCTTCGACGACGCGGGGGAGCGGCTGCGGGCGCTGGAGGGCCGGCTCGCCGCTCTGTGGCGCGAGGTCCTGGGCCGCGACCGGGTCGGCCCGGACGAGAACTTCTTCGACCTGGGCGGCAACTCGCTGCTCCTGGTGTCCGCCCAGAGCGCCGTCAACCGGGCCTTCGGGTGCGACCTGTCGGTCGTCGACCTGTTCGCGCACCCCACCGTGCGCGACCTGGCCCGGCACCTGTCGACCCTGACCGGACCGGAGGCCCCCACGGCCGCGGACGCCCCGCCGGCGGCGGACCCGCAGACACCACCGCGGACCGCCGGGACCGGGCCGAGCGGCCTGGACCGCGCCAAGGAACGAGCCCAGCGGCAGCGCGCGGCCCGCGCCCGCCGCTCCGCACGGCACGGGAAGGACCGAGGCCATGCCTGA